Proteins encoded by one window of Halobaculum halobium:
- a CDS encoding OsmC family protein, giving the protein MSDIETSTVSEEGFTSTSEVGDFSLTIDALGEDGPDPNSVLVADYASCFLPAFRVGGQQRGHDDLGKVQIDAEADLDDDDDLAAIRFDIHVEAEVDDETLDDIVERAEGICHVHSALREGLHADITAHAGAF; this is encoded by the coding sequence ATGTCCGACATCGAGACTTCTACCGTCAGCGAAGAGGGCTTCACGAGCACGAGCGAGGTCGGCGACTTCTCGCTGACCATCGACGCGCTGGGCGAAGACGGCCCTGACCCCAACTCGGTACTGGTGGCCGACTACGCCTCCTGCTTCCTGCCCGCCTTCCGCGTGGGCGGACAGCAGCGCGGACACGACGACCTCGGGAAGGTTCAGATCGACGCCGAGGCGGACCTCGACGACGACGACGACCTCGCCGCGATCCGCTTCGACATCCACGTCGAAGCCGAGGTCGACGACGAGACGCTCGACGACATCGTCGAGCGCGCCGAGGGCATCTGTCACGTCCACTCGGCGCTGCGCGAGGGGCTTCACGCCGACATCACGGCGCACGCCGGCGCCTTCTGA
- a CDS encoding metal-dependent hydrolase, with product MDLTWYGHSTWLVEIEDTTLLIDPFFDNPHTDTDPEELDPDHVLLTHGHADHIADVDRFRDAHVVGTPEVTGYVTDEYGVEDTTGMNLGGTVELGDAFVTMVRADHTNGLDTGYGASGGMPAGYVVSETKPTQEADPDSTTFYHAGDTALMTEMRDVTAPFLEPDAAAVPVGDHFTMGPAQAAIAVDWLDVDYAFPMHYDTFPPIEIDTDDFAREVRATGSDAEPVVLDGDETFTIGE from the coding sequence ATGGACCTCACCTGGTACGGTCACTCCACCTGGCTCGTCGAGATCGAAGACACGACGCTTCTGATCGACCCGTTCTTCGACAACCCGCACACCGACACCGACCCCGAGGAGCTCGACCCCGACCACGTGCTCCTCACGCACGGCCACGCCGACCACATCGCCGACGTGGACCGCTTCCGCGACGCGCACGTCGTCGGGACGCCCGAGGTCACGGGCTACGTGACCGACGAGTACGGCGTCGAGGACACGACGGGGATGAACCTCGGCGGCACCGTGGAACTGGGCGACGCGTTCGTGACGATGGTCCGCGCGGACCACACGAACGGGCTCGACACCGGCTACGGCGCCTCCGGCGGTATGCCCGCGGGCTACGTCGTCTCCGAGACGAAGCCGACCCAGGAGGCCGACCCCGACAGCACGACCTTCTACCACGCCGGCGACACGGCGCTCATGACCGAGATGCGCGACGTGACCGCGCCGTTCCTCGAGCCCGACGCGGCGGCGGTGCCCGTGGGCGATCACTTCACCATGGGCCCGGCGCAGGCGGCCATCGCCGTCGACTGGCTCGACGTCGACTACGCGTTCCCCATGCACTACGACACGTTCCCGCCGATCGAGATCGACACGGACGACTTCGCTCGCGAGGTGCGCGCGACCGGCAGCGACGCCGAGCCGGTCGTCCTCGACGGTGACGAGACGTTCACGATCGGCGAGTAG
- a CDS encoding HAD-IIA family hydrolase → MRRGVVLDVDGTVVRGRDALPGAPEAVNQLRAAGVDVCFCSNNPTKAPSAYVDRLAAAGIDADAGEVVTAADSTVAYLREHHSDDALYVLGERGLIEQLEAAGLAVASDRTDADAGVVSIDRSFDYDDLAQALAVLDDGTPYVGTDPDRVIPGPDSFVPGSGAVLNAVCGVLDHDPEAVLGKPSATACDLVLDALGHAPEDCLVVGDRLDTDIALGADAGMTTALVLTGVTDRDEVTDSPYAPDYVLESLDDLPDVVGADAVTDPGRDAGAGGERSR, encoded by the coding sequence GTGAGACGAGGGGTCGTGCTCGACGTCGACGGAACGGTCGTACGCGGGCGTGACGCGCTGCCGGGTGCGCCGGAGGCCGTCAACCAACTGCGCGCGGCCGGCGTCGACGTCTGCTTCTGCTCGAACAACCCGACGAAGGCGCCCTCGGCGTACGTCGACCGGCTCGCGGCCGCCGGTATCGACGCCGACGCCGGTGAGGTGGTCACCGCCGCCGATAGCACCGTCGCGTACCTCCGCGAGCACCACTCGGACGACGCGCTGTACGTCCTCGGTGAGCGGGGACTGATCGAGCAACTGGAGGCGGCCGGGCTGGCGGTGGCGAGCGATCGCACCGACGCGGACGCCGGCGTCGTCTCAATCGACCGTTCGTTCGACTACGACGACCTCGCGCAAGCGTTGGCCGTCCTCGACGACGGGACGCCGTACGTCGGCACCGACCCGGACCGGGTCATCCCCGGGCCCGACTCGTTCGTCCCCGGTTCCGGCGCGGTGCTCAACGCCGTCTGTGGCGTCCTCGACCACGACCCAGAGGCGGTGCTCGGGAAGCCGTCCGCGACCGCCTGCGACTTGGTTCTCGACGCGCTCGGGCACGCGCCCGAGGACTGTCTCGTCGTCGGCGACCGCCTCGACACGGACATCGCCCTCGGCGCCGACGCCGGGATGACAACCGCGCTCGTCCTCACGGGCGTCACCGACCGCGACGAGGTAACCGACTCGCCGTATGCCCCCGACTACGTGCTCGAGTCGCTCGATGATCTCCCTGACGTGGTCGGCGCGGACGCGGTTACGGATCCGGGTCGGGACGCGGGTGCTGGCGGAGAGCGGAGCCGCTGA